The Flavobacteriaceae bacterium 3519-10 genome includes a window with the following:
- a CDS encoding Probable integrase produces MDFTDKRYRFSPGSHHGSSVIWIAFEKDHELIAHLRAQTKARWSATQKKWYVADRRHYRELFGLPEEITGKAVLAKINLINLPEFKRFQEHLVLKGYSQSTLRTYSIEFAQLLYVLKGHPVNELSPERLRAYFLYCHENLKLSESEIHSRINAVKFYFEQVLHRHKMFFDIPRPKKKQQLPKMLSKAEIKKIILSVENPKHLMILKVCYGMGLRVSEVVALKLTDIDGAGKRVRIEQAKGKKDRITVLPESLLPELRAYYLAYRPKTFLFEGQHGGQYSVRSAQAVFKKAVEKAGIHRKLGIHGLRHSFATHLLETGTDIRFIQELLGHNSIKTTQIYTHVTDIAKAQIKSPLDTL; encoded by the coding sequence ATGGATTTCACCGATAAAAGATACCGATTTTCGCCGGGTAGCCATCATGGCTCCAGCGTGATCTGGATAGCATTCGAAAAGGATCACGAGCTTATCGCCCACCTCCGGGCACAAACCAAAGCCCGGTGGTCCGCTACACAGAAAAAATGGTATGTGGCAGACCGTAGACACTACCGCGAACTTTTCGGCCTCCCCGAAGAAATAACCGGCAAAGCCGTACTCGCAAAAATTAACCTCATCAATTTGCCCGAATTCAAACGTTTTCAGGAACATCTCGTCCTGAAGGGTTATAGCCAAAGTACCCTGCGCACCTATAGCATCGAATTTGCCCAACTGCTCTATGTGCTGAAAGGTCATCCCGTCAACGAACTGTCACCAGAACGCCTCCGCGCCTATTTTCTGTACTGCCACGAAAACCTGAAACTCTCCGAAAGCGAAATCCACAGCCGGATCAATGCAGTAAAATTCTACTTCGAACAGGTGCTGCACCGCCACAAAATGTTTTTCGACATCCCGCGGCCTAAAAAAAAGCAGCAGCTGCCAAAAATGCTGAGCAAAGCCGAAATAAAAAAAATAATATTGTCCGTAGAAAATCCTAAACATTTGATGATTCTGAAAGTATGTTACGGCATGGGGCTGCGTGTAAGCGAAGTGGTAGCATTGAAACTGACGGATATCGATGGTGCTGGAAAACGCGTGCGCATCGAACAGGCAAAAGGCAAAAAAGACCGCATCACCGTTCTGCCCGAAAGTCTGCTTCCAGAACTTCGCGCATACTATCTGGCATACCGGCCGAAAACCTTTCTTTTTGAAGGCCAGCATGGCGGTCAGTATTCCGTACGCTCAGCGCAGGCCGTTTTTAAAAAAGCAGTGGAAAAGGCGGGCATCCACAGGAAATTAGGAATCCATGGTCTCCGCCACAGCTTTGCCACTCATCTGCTGGAAACGGGCACCGACATCCGCTTTATACAGGAACTGCTGGGGCACAACTCCATCAAAACCACTCAGATCTACACCCACGTTACCGATATAGCGAAAGCGCAGATTAAGAGCCCTCTCGATACGCTGTAA